In uncultured Desulfovibrio sp., the sequence GCGCGCTGTCAGCCGCTCCCTCCCGGGCAGCATCCCCTTCCGGAGACTCCGCCTGCGGGGCAGCGTCCGGCGCCTCTTCAGGCGCGCCGGCCTTTTTGTTCTTCGTTTCCTCATCGGCAGCGCCGCCGCCGAACCATTTTTTGACTGCTGAAAAGAATCCCATATATCCTCACTTTCCGCTCTGCCGGCTGCCCAGTGCCTCAAGCACTTCGCGCAGGGCCACGGCGCAGCGTTCCACGCTCATGGCCCGGGCGGCACTGCCGGAATCACGCAGGGCTTCCCCCATGTCTCTGGCAGCTGCACCCAGCCGGTCAGCCCCCAGGCAGGGCGCCGCCTTTTCCAGCATGCGGCCCAGATGGCGCAGCCCTGTCAGCTCGTTATCCTCAAAAAGTCGCGTCAGCACCAGCGGTCCGCGCTCAAAGGTCTGCCGGAACAGACCGGCCGTCACCAGCCAGGCATCGGGATGGGCCTGCAAGTGGGCGCGCCCGCGCGCCTCGTCAATGGCGGGCGGCCGCTCTTCCTGCGGCGGCACCACCGCGGCGGGCCTGCCTGCCAGCGTCTGCGCACTGTCGGCAAAGCGCCGTACCAGGCTGGCATAGCGCCGCAGATTGGGGGCAGGACCGGGCGCGGCCTCCCGGCGGCGGTCACGCAGCCGCTGCCAGCATGCCGCAAGCCAGACGTACAGGCGTTGCGTGTCACCCCAGTACCAGAGCAGCAAAAGAAGGGCACCGCTCAGATAGACCAGCCAGAGGCAGGCCTGCAAGCGCACATGGCGCACCCCCTGGGCCACTTCCGCCTCGGCCGAACGGCGGGAAAGGTAGACCTCCACCTTGCCGATGACCTGGCCCTCCATGGAGAGCTGGCTCATGCCCTGCACCGCATGCTCGGTGATCTCGTCATCCCAGGGAACGGGTTCCCACAGATGATTGCGCCGTATGCCGTCAAAAAAGCCCTGCCGGGTCTGCACCATGATCCCGTAGATGCGCTCGTCTTCCATGAGGCTCATGACCACCGTGTGCATGCCCGGCTCGTCGCCGTCCCAGGCAGGCAGCGCCAGCAGGCCGGCCGCCAGAGCTGCGGCATGGCCCGCATCGCCGATAAGGCGGCCTTCCACCTCATGACGGATGGACGCCGTGCTCAGCACAAGCTGCAATATCACCAGCACAAGGCCCGCTGCCCAGACCCCCAGGGCGGACAGGCGACGCATCTTCCTTCTTTCCTTCATGGACAGTGTCCCGCTGTGACTCGTTTAGGGCTTCCGGCGGCCCATCTTCCGGCCCGTCCCGGGGCAGAAACGGCGCAGACGGTCTGCCAGCCGCCACAGGTCCGCATCCCCCAGCAGCAACAGGGTGCCGCCCCAGGCCAGCCCGCCGCCGGCAACGGACAGCAGCAGACAGCAGGCAACAGGCAGCCCGGCGCACAATTCCTGCACGCCCCAGGCCGCACCACCAGCCGCCAGTGCCCCCAGCAGCTGCATGCCGCAGAAGCCTGCGCCCAGCCAGGACGGTTCCCCGTCCACATGGGCACGGCTTGCCCGGCGCAGCAGGCGCCACAGCAGCCCTGTCTGCACGCAGAGCGCCGCACTGGCCGCCGCAGCCGCCATCCAGCCCTGCCGGGCCTCCGGCAGACTATGAATCAGAATGCCGCCCACCGCAAGCGTCAGCACCAGCACAGGAAGCGCGGTCAAGGCCGCAGCACGTTGCAGGCCTAGGGCATGACAGCCCGCCAGCAGGGTCCGGCTCATGGCGCAAGCCGGCAGGCAGCAGGCATAGGCGCACAGGGCAAGGCTGGCCGCCCCCACGGCCTGGTCCTGAAAGGCGCCATGCCCGAAGAGCGCGCCCACCAGGGGTTTGGCAATAACCATCAGCCCCACCATGGCCGGCAGGCAGCAACGCAGACTCCAGCGCAGGGCCTCGGCCAGCAGCCGGTGAAAATCTTCCCCGTTGCGGTCCCGCACCAGAGCGCTCAGGCGTGGCAGGCTGGCCATGCCCAGACAGACGCCCACCAGTCCCAGCGGCAGTTCCAGCAGACGTTCCGCATAATAGAGGGCCGAGACCTCGCCGTCACCACACAGGGAGGCCGGCAGCATGGCCGCCAGCATGGCCAGCTGCGGCGCGGTGGCCCCCAGTACCCCCAGGGGAACGCGGGCCAGCAGGCGCCATGGCCCCGTGACGGCGGCACTGCCGCCGCTGACAGCTTTTGCCCGGCCTGCCCCGACCTGCGCCCGCAGCGCCCGGCGGGCCGCCCAGTCCTGCAAGGCCCATTGCGCGCAGCCCCCCAGACTCATGGCCGATGCCAGCAGCAGCGCCACCATCCAGGGATCCGGCCGGCGCACCAGCGCCACCAGCGCCACGGCCAGAAACGTAAGATTGAACAGAACAGGCGAAAGGGCCGGCACACCAAAGCGCCCCAGCCCGTGCAGCACGGCCATGCCCAGCCCGGCCAGACCGGCCGTGAACACATAGGGCAGGCAGCAGCGCAGCAGCGTGGCGGCCTGCTCGCGTGCCGCGGCCTCCAGCCCCGGCGCCAGCAGCCCCATGAGGGGAACAGCCGCCAGCCCCAGCACCAGGCATAGCAGCAGCAGGGCCAGCGCCAGCCGCAGACCCAGCGCATGCACGGCCTGGCGCAGCGTCAGGGCTGTCCCGTCGCTACGGCCGCCCTCGCCGCGCACCAGCCCGGCCGTCAGCGTCATGGACAGACTGCCGTCCGCCAGCATGCGCCGGAACAGATGCGGCAGGCGCATGGCGGCCACCAGCACATCTGCCATGGGGCCGGTGCCCAGCAGCCAGGCGGTCATGGCGTCCCGCAGCAGCCCCAGCACACGTGACAGCAGGGTGCATGCCGCCAGCAGCGCCGCTGTGGACAAAAAGCCGCTGCCGGCAGCACGTTCACGAGGGAAAGACGTGGTCATGCCCAAAAACAGCGCCCCGTGCCCCTTGCTCTAGGGACGGTGCGGGTCCGGTTCGTGCTTCCAGTCCTGGACCACGGCACGCACAAGGGCGGCGCGCTCGGCGGGCAGGTCCTTGTAATGCTCGGCAAAGACATGCAGGCGCGTGGCGCCGCGCGGCGCAAACAGGCCCTTGACGCGGATCCAGCAGGGTTCCAGCAGAGCATTGAGATCATCCAGCACCGTATTGGTGATGGTTTCCATGAAGGACTGATGATTGCGGAAGGCAAACATGTAGAGCTTGAAGCTCTTGGATTCCACGCAGCGTTCGTCGGGAATGTACTCCACGCTGATGGTGCCCATGTCCGGCTGCCCCGTCACCGGACAGAGGGAAGTAAATTCCGGAAAGCTGATACTGATGACGTAGGGACGACCGGGAAAACGATTGGGAAAGGCCTCCAGCTGGGCAAGACTGGGGCC encodes:
- the murJ gene encoding murein biosynthesis integral membrane protein MurJ → MTTSFPRERAAGSGFLSTAALLAACTLLSRVLGLLRDAMTAWLLGTGPMADVLVAAMRLPHLFRRMLADGSLSMTLTAGLVRGEGGRSDGTALTLRQAVHALGLRLALALLLLCLVLGLAAVPLMGLLAPGLEAAAREQAATLLRCCLPYVFTAGLAGLGMAVLHGLGRFGVPALSPVLFNLTFLAVALVALVRRPDPWMVALLLASAMSLGGCAQWALQDWAARRALRAQVGAGRAKAVSGGSAAVTGPWRLLARVPLGVLGATAPQLAMLAAMLPASLCGDGEVSALYYAERLLELPLGLVGVCLGMASLPRLSALVRDRNGEDFHRLLAEALRWSLRCCLPAMVGLMVIAKPLVGALFGHGAFQDQAVGAASLALCAYACCLPACAMSRTLLAGCHALGLQRAAALTALPVLVLTLAVGGILIHSLPEARQGWMAAAAASAALCVQTGLLWRLLRRASRAHVDGEPSWLGAGFCGMQLLGALAAGGAAWGVQELCAGLPVACCLLLSVAGGGLAWGGTLLLLGDADLWRLADRLRRFCPGTGRKMGRRKP
- the queF gene encoding preQ(1) synthase → MTQTTHSQDQTAHLHALGTGKLPTPQGGPSLAQLEAFPNRFPGRPYVISISFPEFTSLCPVTGQPDMGTISVEYIPDERCVESKSFKLYMFAFRNHQSFMETITNTVLDDLNALLEPCWIRVKGLFAPRGATRLHVFAEHYKDLPAERAALVRAVVQDWKHEPDPHRP